A genomic stretch from Sphingobacterium sp. ML3W includes:
- a CDS encoding aminoacyl-histidine dipeptidase yields MAENSLDKLEPKAIWKNFAALNAVPRASKKEERVIAFMVDFGKNLGLATSVDEIGNVLIKKPASTGMEDRKTVVLQSHLDMVHQKNNDTVFDFDNEGIKMYVDGDWVKAEGTTLGADNGLGVATIMSVLESTTIVHPTIEALFTIDEETGMTGALGLKGGVLSGEILLNLDTENDNEIDIGCAGGIDVTATQSYVAEACPSDTVSFELTVKGLHGGHSGMDIHKGFANANKVMNRLLFKANERYGLRIASLLGGSLRNAIPRESVAKVVVSKEKSAAFVDALTQLAQAIKIEFATTEPVMEILVEPTDAVWTTVVPVPVQENLINCVYAALNGVYRVSADFEDLVETSNNIAKVEVGAEQIAIKCLTRSSVETSKFDLAYSLQASFELGGFDVAFSGNYPGWAPNPNSEILEVLKSIYTKQHGAAPEVVACHAGLECGILGTNYPGMDMISFGPTILGAHSPAERASISSVQKYWNFVLEILKDFPRK; encoded by the coding sequence ATGGCTGAAAATAGTTTAGATAAATTAGAACCAAAAGCAATTTGGAAAAATTTCGCTGCTTTAAATGCTGTTCCACGGGCATCGAAAAAAGAAGAGCGTGTCATTGCATTTATGGTAGATTTCGGAAAAAACCTGGGCTTAGCAACCAGTGTAGATGAAATAGGTAATGTGTTGATCAAAAAACCGGCAAGTACGGGAATGGAAGATCGCAAAACTGTGGTGTTGCAATCGCACTTGGATATGGTTCACCAAAAGAATAATGATACCGTTTTTGACTTCGACAATGAGGGTATTAAAATGTATGTCGATGGTGATTGGGTGAAGGCCGAGGGAACCACTTTGGGTGCAGATAATGGGCTGGGTGTAGCTACGATCATGTCTGTTTTAGAGTCTACAACAATTGTTCACCCAACTATTGAAGCTTTGTTTACCATTGATGAAGAGACTGGAATGACCGGGGCTTTGGGATTAAAGGGTGGTGTGTTGTCAGGCGAGATCCTATTGAACCTTGATACTGAAAATGACAATGAGATAGACATTGGTTGTGCGGGTGGTATTGATGTTACGGCAACACAATCCTATGTGGCAGAAGCCTGTCCTTCAGATACCGTATCTTTTGAACTTACAGTAAAAGGGCTGCATGGCGGACATTCAGGTATGGATATCCATAAGGGTTTCGCGAATGCGAATAAGGTGATGAACCGCCTGTTGTTTAAGGCAAATGAACGCTATGGCTTACGTATTGCATCGTTATTGGGTGGAAGCCTTCGTAATGCAATCCCAAGGGAGAGTGTGGCTAAGGTTGTTGTTAGCAAAGAAAAATCGGCCGCTTTTGTTGATGCTTTAACACAATTGGCTCAAGCGATTAAAATCGAGTTCGCGACGACTGAACCGGTTATGGAAATTCTGGTGGAGCCAACGGATGCAGTATGGACAACAGTTGTTCCTGTCCCTGTACAGGAGAATTTAATTAATTGTGTTTATGCGGCGTTGAATGGTGTATATCGGGTAAGTGCAGATTTCGAGGATCTTGTTGAAACTTCCAATAATATCGCTAAAGTTGAGGTGGGGGCGGAGCAGATTGCGATCAAATGTTTAACCAGATCTTCGGTTGAAACGTCCAAGTTTGATCTGGCCTATTCACTACAGGCGTCGTTTGAATTGGGCGGTTTTGATGTGGCATTCTCCGGAAATTATCCGGGATGGGCACCCAATCCAAATTCTGAAATTTTAGAGGTGCTTAAATCCATTTATACAAAACAACACGGGGCGGCTCCAGAAGTTGTGGCCTGTCACGCTGGATTGGAATGTGGTATATTGGGAACCAATTATCCCGGTATGGATATGATTTCTTTTGGCCCAACGATATTGGGTGCACACTCACCGGCAGAACGCGCTTCCATATCTTCTGTTCAGAAATATTGGAATTTTGTGCTCGAAATTCTAAAAGATTTCCCGCGTAAGTAA
- a CDS encoding glycoside hydrolase family 130 protein: protein MHKPVKVERKDIYFKPDKKRVLARFFSLGEERTIKVIRRTLELTESERKKVFGQVLRSYTKRHRSIINIFERNFERVSYLLEKIPFPKEKLSQLDKLLIGSYFTMEYSIESAALFNPSIVEHPDQTELFKGEKRVILSFRATGEGHVSSIVFRAGTLDLDNNIHIDYIGNLLDKPIQVKNHRYHKESFLKKMNELHAEPTEVKTKLEQKLTATFTYEELKRYIDEVRQDSEENLENITFLQQAMWLASSHYEMTFSLDTSISERVIFPIADTEKRGIEDARFVQFKDEKGESVYYATYTAYDGFSILPKLLTTKDFYHFKVKPIYGEIANKGAALFPRKINGRYAMLCRIDGENNYIAYSHNINIWQETAIRIQQPEYAYEFVQIGNCGSPIETQYGWLILTHAVGPMREYVLGAALLDLDNPHVEIGRLHSPLMTPNDEEREGYVPNVIYSCGALVHNEQLILPYAMSDYASTYATINLEELLLAILNPERYQ from the coding sequence ATGCACAAACCCGTAAAAGTAGAGCGAAAAGACATTTATTTCAAACCGGATAAGAAAAGGGTACTGGCAAGGTTCTTCTCTCTGGGTGAGGAGCGTACCATCAAGGTCATCAGACGTACACTTGAGCTGACCGAATCTGAGCGTAAAAAGGTTTTTGGTCAGGTTCTTCGGAGCTACACAAAAAGACATCGTAGTATTATCAATATTTTCGAACGTAATTTTGAGCGTGTGAGTTACTTACTGGAAAAAATCCCTTTTCCTAAAGAAAAACTCAGTCAATTGGACAAGCTGCTGATCGGCTCTTACTTTACGATGGAGTATTCCATTGAATCGGCGGCCCTTTTTAATCCCTCCATCGTAGAACACCCGGATCAGACCGAGCTCTTTAAGGGCGAAAAACGCGTGATACTCAGCTTTCGGGCCACTGGTGAAGGCCATGTATCCTCGATTGTATTTCGGGCCGGAACACTTGATCTAGACAATAATATTCACATAGATTACATCGGTAATTTGTTGGATAAACCAATTCAGGTCAAAAATCACCGTTACCATAAAGAATCTTTCTTAAAAAAGATGAACGAGCTTCATGCCGAACCCACTGAAGTCAAAACGAAACTTGAACAGAAATTAACAGCAACATTTACCTATGAAGAACTCAAACGTTATATTGACGAGGTCAGGCAGGACAGTGAGGAAAATCTAGAAAATATCACCTTTCTACAACAGGCGATGTGGTTGGCGTCATCGCATTATGAAATGACTTTTTCGCTGGATACCTCCATTTCCGAACGTGTGATCTTCCCTATTGCGGACACTGAAAAAAGAGGGATCGAAGACGCTCGCTTCGTGCAGTTCAAAGATGAAAAGGGAGAAAGTGTCTATTATGCGACCTATACGGCCTACGACGGTTTTAGTATCCTCCCCAAGCTTTTGACCACAAAGGATTTCTATCACTTTAAAGTGAAACCGATCTATGGTGAGATCGCAAATAAAGGCGCAGCACTCTTTCCCCGAAAAATCAATGGGCGATACGCGATGCTCTGTCGGATAGACGGTGAAAACAACTATATTGCTTATTCGCATAACATTAATATCTGGCAAGAAACAGCCATACGTATCCAACAACCCGAATATGCGTATGAATTTGTGCAGATAGGCAATTGTGGGTCACCGATAGAGACACAATATGGCTGGTTGATTTTGACCCATGCTGTCGGGCCGATGCGTGAATACGTCCTTGGTGCTGCCCTATTGGATCTAGATAACCCTCATGTAGAAATAGGCCGTCTACACAGCCCTTTGATGACCCCAAATGATGAGGAACGGGAAGGCTATGTGCCGAATGTCATTTACTCATGTGGTGCACTGGTTCATAACGAACAGCTTATTTTGCCCTACGCGATGTCTGACTATGCATCTACTTATGCAACCATCAATCTGGAAGAACTTTTACTCGCTATTTTGAACCCTGAGCGCTATCAATAA
- a CDS encoding glycosyltransferase family 4 protein, producing the protein MKIAYISTYLPKECGIATFTSDLLHAVALHNQDLIQHVIAVADRNYAYPGEVVFTIDQQHQLSYIAAADYINNNGYDCVILEHEYGIFGGNSGLYILSLINALHIPLLVNLHTILEKPKVDEKAILIEIVKRASIVIVMSNYAITLLKSVYRVNTTKVRLIHHGVPEFHLSQEEAKEKKGFSGKKILLTFGFIGRNKGIETVIESLATVVKNEPNLIYLIVGKTHPNVLAHSGEEYREYLKSMVDAYHLEDHVQFVNSFVSQSDLVTYLSACDVYVTPYVNEAQITSGTLSYAIGAGAAVVSTPYWHAKELLADGRGVLVEFKNPALMATTLAALFSNQEYRMTLRDNARAFGKEMTWKNIGLRYTRLLDKVVPSLDGFKENTTFSKDEMPKFSWKHIDRLTNQVGILQHATYSLPNYKEGYCLDDNARALLVTLLAQPDFADKRHDRRISTYLSYIYYHQREDGLFHNFMSFQHNFLDEVGSEDSFGRTIWALGVLLRETKLTSYYQLGHELFFRSVPHFKQLRSNRAIAYTILGIAEYLHHQSNDEVMVELMRELIGKLIKEYEASSDDSWQWFEPVLAYDNAILPYALLTAYPFLNDAAVKQLGLLTLTFLEGITVQNGGLSLVGNQEWAKQGKHISKFGQQPLDVTAMVFMYREAFRLTNKKVYFARMITSFRWFLGENDLKLGLYDEETKGCCDGLESYGINRNQGAESTLCFYLAYIVVYRAFIDSAQGSK; encoded by the coding sequence ATGAAAATCGCTTATATCAGTACTTACCTGCCCAAAGAATGTGGGATTGCTACCTTCACGTCGGATCTATTACATGCTGTGGCCTTACATAACCAGGATTTGATCCAGCATGTTATTGCCGTTGCGGACCGCAACTATGCTTATCCTGGAGAGGTGGTTTTCACCATAGATCAACAGCATCAGCTTTCTTACATCGCGGCTGCCGACTACATCAACAACAACGGTTACGATTGCGTTATCCTGGAACACGAATATGGTATTTTCGGGGGGAATAGTGGTCTATATATTCTTTCGCTTATTAACGCGCTTCATATCCCTTTGCTGGTAAATTTACATACCATCCTGGAAAAGCCAAAGGTAGATGAAAAAGCAATTTTAATTGAAATAGTCAAACGGGCTTCGATTGTTATCGTAATGAGTAATTATGCAATTACTCTATTGAAATCCGTCTATCGGGTAAATACCACAAAAGTTAGACTCATCCATCATGGGGTACCCGAATTTCATCTTAGTCAGGAGGAAGCAAAAGAAAAAAAAGGATTTTCCGGAAAAAAGATTTTACTGACTTTCGGGTTTATAGGGCGCAATAAAGGAATTGAAACCGTTATCGAATCACTTGCTACGGTCGTTAAAAATGAGCCTAATCTTATATATTTGATCGTTGGCAAGACACACCCTAATGTGCTTGCCCATTCTGGAGAAGAATACCGTGAATACCTAAAGAGCATGGTCGATGCATACCATTTAGAAGATCATGTCCAATTTGTCAATTCGTTTGTGAGCCAGTCCGATCTAGTCACTTATTTGTCTGCCTGTGATGTGTATGTCACTCCCTATGTCAATGAAGCCCAGATCACCAGCGGAACATTGTCGTATGCGATCGGGGCAGGGGCCGCGGTGGTTTCTACCCCATATTGGCACGCCAAAGAGCTATTGGCCGATGGTCGGGGGGTACTGGTCGAATTTAAGAATCCAGCATTGATGGCAACCACCTTGGCAGCGTTGTTTAGCAATCAGGAATATCGTATGACCCTGCGGGACAATGCCCGAGCCTTTGGTAAAGAAATGACCTGGAAAAATATCGGACTTCGCTATACCCGACTTTTGGATAAAGTAGTTCCTTCACTTGACGGCTTTAAAGAAAATACGACATTTTCCAAAGATGAAATGCCCAAATTCAGTTGGAAGCATATTGATCGCTTGACCAACCAGGTCGGAATACTGCAGCATGCGACTTATTCACTGCCCAATTATAAAGAAGGTTATTGCCTAGATGACAATGCCCGGGCTCTATTGGTGACGCTATTGGCCCAGCCTGACTTTGCGGACAAACGGCATGATCGTCGTATCTCAACTTATTTGAGTTATATCTATTATCATCAGCGCGAAGACGGATTGTTTCATAATTTTATGAGTTTTCAGCATAATTTTCTGGATGAAGTCGGGTCAGAAGATTCTTTTGGTCGGACGATCTGGGCTTTGGGTGTGCTGCTCCGGGAAACAAAATTGACGAGTTATTACCAGTTGGGACACGAACTGTTTTTCAGGTCCGTACCACATTTTAAGCAGTTGCGGTCCAACCGTGCTATTGCTTATACCATACTCGGAATTGCGGAGTATTTGCATCATCAGTCGAATGACGAAGTCATGGTCGAATTGATGCGGGAGCTGATCGGAAAGTTGATCAAAGAATATGAGGCAAGCTCGGATGACAGCTGGCAATGGTTTGAGCCAGTGCTGGCATATGACAATGCTATTTTACCTTATGCCTTATTGACGGCCTATCCATTTCTGAATGATGCGGCTGTAAAGCAATTAGGTTTGTTGACCCTGACCTTCCTGGAGGGGATTACCGTTCAGAACGGAGGCCTTTCTTTGGTCGGGAATCAGGAATGGGCAAAACAGGGTAAACATATCAGCAAATTTGGCCAGCAGCCCCTCGATGTCACAGCAATGGTGTTTATGTACCGTGAGGCATTTAGACTCACCAACAAAAAAGTATATTTTGCCCGCATGATTACATCCTTCCGCTGGTTTTTAGGTGAGAATGACTTAAAGCTGGGCCTGTATGATGAAGAGACCAAAGGATGCTGTGATGGCCTTGAATCCTATGGGATCAACAGAAATCAGGGAGCTGAAAGTACACTCTGTTTCTACCTCGCCTATATCGTGGTTTACCGCGCCTTTATTGATAGCGCTCAGGGTTCAAAATAG
- a CDS encoding sugar O-acetyltransferase, giving the protein MKSPKEKMIAGIPYIDTDGQLFKERQSAKEELKRFNDSEPKQIKFRKQIIQKLFKATGTRFFMEPPFRCDYGYNISIGENFYSNYNCTILDGAPVTIGENVLFGPNVSLFTAGHPVYFETRNQGWEFSAPIVIEDNVWIGGHVVVNPGVRIGRNAVIGSGSVVTKDIPADVVAAGNPCRVIRPITAADRIDYTDI; this is encoded by the coding sequence ATGAAATCACCCAAGGAGAAAATGATTGCAGGCATCCCTTATATTGATACGGATGGACAACTATTTAAGGAAAGACAATCTGCAAAGGAAGAGCTCAAACGTTTCAATGACTCCGAACCGAAACAGATCAAATTCAGAAAGCAGATTATCCAAAAGCTATTTAAAGCGACAGGTACCCGTTTCTTTATGGAACCACCGTTCCGTTGCGATTACGGTTACAATATTTCAATAGGTGAAAACTTTTACAGCAATTACAACTGCACCATTTTGGATGGGGCTCCAGTGACAATAGGTGAAAATGTATTGTTTGGTCCGAATGTCAGCCTTTTCACCGCCGGTCATCCGGTTTATTTTGAAACAAGAAATCAAGGCTGGGAATTTTCGGCGCCCATTGTCATTGAAGATAATGTATGGATCGGCGGTCATGTCGTTGTCAACCCCGGAGTCCGTATCGGCAGAAATGCGGTGATCGGATCGGGTTCGGTGGTGACCAAAGATATTCCGGCAGATGTCGTTGCCGCTGGAAATCCATGTCGTGTCATCCGGCCGATTACAGCAGCAGACCGTATTGATTATACAGACATTTAG